The genomic region CGGAAGCGGGGCTTTTTATTGCTCGCTGGATTGATTACACCGACGGATGCAGCGCCGCGATCATGTCGATTTCGATAGGGGCATTTTTCGGCAACTGGTAAACACCGACAGTCGTTCGCGTATGTCGACCGGCATCGCCCAATACATGCGTGAGAACATCCGATGCACCGTTGGCCACTTCGCTCAGGTCCACAAAATCGAGTGTGGACTTCACATACACCGTGATGCGAAGGAGCGCCTTGACGTTATCCAGTGAACCAATAGCCCCTCGGATCAGCGCCAGCCCGCGTATCGCACTGATGCTGGCGGCCTCTTGAGCATCGGCCATGTTGAGTTCCAACCCGACACGGCCGGGGTACTGGACTTCGCCGTTCATGCGCGGCACCAGGCCACTGACATACACCTCATCGCCGTGCCGAAGCAGCGGCGCATAGTGCCCCCCGGCGGCGTTCTCGTCGTAGATATCAAAGCCGAGTTCTTTCGCCATCGCGAGGAAACGTTCATCGCGGGTTATCTGCTGAATCATCTATTGGACCCCTTTGGTCAATCATGCGAACCGCGCAGATGATGGTAGAGACAGACGTTCGCGTTGATCAGAGCAAGTTCGTATAGAATCCAGCGAACTTTACTGCCAGAGAGACCAGTAAAATGCAGGCTCAGCGCGCAGTGATCGCCGCCATCGAATTCCAGCCGGGAGTTCCGCTGGTGCAGCAGATTGTCGATCAGCTGTCTGTGGCAATCAGCCAGGGTGGCTTGCCTCACGGGGCCAAGTTGCCACCGATTCGCGAACTTTCCGAATTGATGAACGTCGGCAAATCCACGGTGGTCGATGCCTTGGACCGATTGCGCGCCAAGGGGCTGGTGGTTTCACGCCAGGGCTCGGGGCACTACGCCCAACGGGCCAACAGTCAGCCACCGACTGCGGCGAGCCTGGATCTGCAACCCCAGGATATTCTCAGTCGGGTCCGCCGTGCGTTGCTGTTGAACAATGGCGCGCTGCGTCCTGGTTGTGGATTCCTGCCCGGTTCGTGGCTGCCCGCCGAAGAACTGCTCAAAGCCGTACGCGGCACCCTTCGTGCGACCGCGCTGCGCATGGGCGAATACGGTGAGGTGGGCGGTTACCTGCCGCTGCGCGAGGCGTTGCGGGTGAAGTTGTCGACCGTCGGCATCGACGTGCCGCTGGGGCAGATCATTACCACCGCCAATACTGTGCAAGCCATTGACCTGCTGATGCGCCTGTTGATCAAACCCGGTGACACGGTACTGCTGGACGATCCGTGCTACTTCAACATGCACGCCAACCTGTCGTTGCATGGCGCCAAAGTCATCACCATTGCCCGCGATTGCGAGGGCCTGGATCTGGAGGCGTTCGAGCAATTGCTGATTGCCTATCGCCCCGTGCTGTACATGACCAACAGCACGCTGCACAACCCGACCGGGCACTCGTTCTCCGCCGCCCAGGTTTATCGTTTGCTGGAGCTGAGTCACCGTTACGGTTTCCACATCGTGGAAGATGACCTCTATGGCGATCTTCAGCAAAGACGCACCCCGAGACTGGCCGCGAGTGGTCTGGACAACGTCAGCTACATCTCCGGTTTCTCCAAGACCCTGACCGCCAACAGCCGGGTCAGCTATGCGGTGCTCTCGCCGCAACTGGCAGCACGCTTGATCCGTTTGAAGATGAGCTGCGGCGGTGTGACCTCAGAGCTGGCGGAACAAATTATCTGCACGATGCTCAGTAATGGCAGTTACACCAAACACACTCGCCGCACAGTCGATCGCCTCTACGAATCGAGCAGCCGCGTGGCACGCTGGTTGGTGGAGGCCGGATGCTCAGTGTCTTCGCTACCAGGTGAAGGCCTGTTTATCTGGACCCGTTTGCCCGAAGGATTGCACGCCGAGACGCTGGCCAGTAAAGGTCTTGAAAACGACCTCGTCCTGGCACCCGGCACCTTATTGAGCAAAGCGGCTGATGCCAGCAGCTTCCTGCGCTTCAACGTCGCGCACAGCGATAGCCCACAGGTGCGCGAACGGTTTTTCCGATTGCTTGATAGCTGAGTTTTTCTGATAAACCGAGTTGTTGCCATCGCGAGCAGGCTCGCTCCCACAGGGGGTCAGAGTCGGACTTGGAGTTGGTGGCAACACCGAACTAATGTGGGAGCGAGCCTGCTCGCGATGGTCTCACCACGGTCCACCAGAAAAGCCCCAACAAAAAGCCCCGCTCTTCTCTCGAAGGCGGGGCTTTTCTTTACAGCATCCGACGCTTAAGGCGCGTACGTCAGCAACAGCTCACTCGGCACTTTGAAGTCCAGCGACATCATCACGCTCAACGCAGTAATGGTGAAGATCGAGAACACGAACAGCTTGCGTGCCCAGACCGTGTCATCCACTGCCTTGTAACCGGTCCAGGCCATGTACAGCCAGTACATGCCCATGGCCGCGGCGACGGCGAGGTAGCTCATGCCGGCGTAGCCGCTGAAGGTCAGCATCAAGGTCGCCACGAGGAAGGCCAGGATGTAGAGCAGGATATGTTTTTTAGCCACTTCAATGCCGCGCTTCACTGGCAGCACCGGAATCGATGCGGCCAGGTAATCGTTGAAGCGGAAGATCGCAATGGCGTAGGAATGCGGCATCTGCCACAGGCTGAACATCACCAGCAACGTCAGTGCGGCCATGTCGAAGTTATTGCTGACGGCGACGTAACCGATCACCGGCGGCATCGCCCCCGACAAACTGCCCACCAGCGTGCCGTGAACCGACTTGCGCTTGAGGTACAGGCTGTAGAAGCCGACGTAGATGACAAAACCGATCACCGCGAACAGTGCGGCCAATGGGTTGGCCACCTTGTACAACAACGCAACGCCGGCGACACCCAGAACGGTCGCATAAGCCAGGGCCAGTTTCAGGGAGATCAAGCCCTGGACCAGCACCCGGTTCTTGGTGCGTTCCATCTTCAGGTCGATGTCGCGGTCGATGCAGTTGTTGAACACGCAACCGGAAGCCACCACCAGGGACGTGCCGATCATCGCGGCCAGGAAAATGGCCAGATCGACATGCCCTTTGGAGGCCAGGAAAAATCCGCCTGCCACAGAAAGCACGTTACCGAAAATGATCCCCGGTTTGGTGATTTGGATAAAGTGCTTAAAGGACATCCGGACTTTCCTCAGTGCGCCATCATGTTGGTGTGGATGCTGAACATGATCCACAGCGACAGGCCTACCAACAGGACAATCACGATCGCGGCAAAAACAAACGCAATCACGTTGTTACGCTGCGCCGCCGAACGGTCCAGGTGGAGGAAGTACACCAGGTGCACCAGCACCTGGATGACTGCGAAGGCCAGTACGATCCACAGAGTCATGGCTTTAGGCAGCGACGGGTACATCACCAGGCCGAAAGGAATGACGGTCAGGATCACCGACAGAATGAAACCGATAGCGTAGGACTTGACGCTGCCGTGGCCGGCGTCGTGGCTATCGTGGGAATGAGCGTTAGCCATTTACATAGTCCCCATCAGATAAACAACGGTGAATACGCAGATCCACACCACGTCCAGGAAGTGCCAGAACAGGCTCAGGCAGCTCAGACGGGTCTTGTTGGTCGCCGTCAGGCCGTTTTTCTGCACCTGATACATCATGATCGCCATCCAGATCAGACCGCTGGTCACGTGCAGACCGTGGGTGCCGACCAGGGTGAAGAACCCGGACAGGAAGCCGCTGCGGCTAGGGCCGAAGCCTTCGGAGATCAACTTGTGGAACTCGTTGACCTCCATGCCGATGAAGCCGGCGCCGAACAGGAAGGTCAGGGCCAGCCAGCCCAGGACCTGGTTCTTCTTGCCCTTGAACAACGCCAGCATGGCGAAGCCGTAGGTGATCGAACTGAACAGCAGCAGAGCGGTTTCGCCCAGTACGTATGGCAGCTCGAAGATGTCGTGGCCCGACGGGCCACCCGCTACGTTGTTAACCAGTACCGCGTACGCCGCGAAGATCGACGCAAACAGAATGCAGTCGGTCATCAGGTAGAGCCAGAAACCGAATACGGTCATCTCGCCCGAGTCGTGGTGATGGTCATCATGCCCATGTCCATCGACATGGGTGTGTCCAGCATTGGTCACTAAGTTCGACATGGTTTAAGCCTGTTCCAACGAGGTTTCAACACGGGTGGCGGTGGCTGGAATTTTCCCGGCCGCTACCAGACGCTTGTGCTGCTCGGCTTCGATGCGCTCGATCACGTCGACCGGCACCATATAGCCTTGATCATCGCGTGCAGCGTGGATCACGAAGTAGCCCACGGTGCCAACCAGACCAACGATGGCCAACCACCAGATGTGCCAGATCATCGCGAAACCGAACACGGTCAACAGAGCACCCATGACCAGACCGGTCGCGGTGTTGTTTGGCATGTGGATCGGCTCGTACTTGGCCGGAGCCTTGTACGCGGTGCCGTTTTCCTTGGCTTCGGTGAACGGGTCGATGCCTTCTGCTTTTGGCAGCACGGCAAAGTTGTAGAACGGTGGTGGCGAGGAGGTCGACCATTCCAGGGTGTGGGCATTCCACGGGTCGCCGTGCTCGCACATGTTCTGCGGCAGCTTGCGGTCACGGATACTCACGTACAGCTGGATCAGCTGGCAGGCGATACCCGCAGCGATCATCACCGCACCGAACATGGCCACGTACAGGTACGGTACCCACTCAGGGTTGGTGGTGGCGTTCAGACGACGGGTCATGCCCATGAAGCCCAGTACATAGAGCGGCATGAACGCGACGAAGAAGCCGGAAATCCAGAACCAGAATGCTGCCTTGCCCCAACCTTCGTGCAACTTGAAGCCGAACGCTTTCGGGAAGTAGAAGCCAAAACCTGCGATGTAACCGAATACCGCGCCGCCGATGATCACGTTATGGAAGTGCGCGATCACGAACAGGCTGTTGTGCAGCACGAAGTCAGCACCCGGGATGGCCAGCAGTACGCCGGTCATGCCGCCGATGGCGAAGGTCACCATGAAGCCCAGGGTCCACAGAACCTGGCTGGTAAAACGCAGACGGCCTTGATAAATGGTGAACAGCCAGTTGAATAGCTTCACACCCGTCGGGATCGAAATCAGCATCGTCGCCAGACCGAAGAAGGCGTTGACGCTGGCACCCGAACCCATGGTGAAGAAGTGGTGCAGCCAGACCATGAAGCCCAGGATCGAGATCGCACCCGATGCGTAGACCATCGAGTGGTGGCCGAACAGACGCTTGCCGGTGAAGGTCGAGATGACTTCGGAGAAGATCCCGAACGCTGGCAGAATCAGGATGTACACCTCGGGGTGACCCCAGGCCCAGAACAGGTTGACGTACATCATCGGATTGCCACCAAGTTCATTGGTGAAAATGTGGAAATCCATGTAGCGGTCAAGCGTCAGCAAAGCCAGGGTAGCGGTCAGGATCGGGAACGAAGCCACGATCAGGACGTTGGCCCAGGTGCAGGTCCAGGTGAAGATCGGCATGTCCATCAGCTTCATGCCCGGGGTACGCATTTTCAGCACGGTGGCCAGGAAGTTGACCCCCGTCAGCGTCGTACCTAGGCCGGATAGCTGTAGCGCCCAGATGTAGTAGTCCATCCCCACGCCCGGGCTGTATTGCAGGCCCGACAGCGGCGGATAGGCAACCCAACCGGTCTTGGCGAATT from Pseudomonas sp. GGS8 harbors:
- a CDS encoding RidA family protein, with translation MIQQITRDERFLAMAKELGFDIYDENAAGGHYAPLLRHGDEVYVSGLVPRMNGEVQYPGRVGLELNMADAQEAASISAIRGLALIRGAIGSLDNVKALLRITVYVKSTLDFVDLSEVANGASDVLTHVLGDAGRHTRTTVGVYQLPKNAPIEIDMIAALHPSV
- a CDS encoding PLP-dependent aminotransferase family protein, translating into MQAQRAVIAAIEFQPGVPLVQQIVDQLSVAISQGGLPHGAKLPPIRELSELMNVGKSTVVDALDRLRAKGLVVSRQGSGHYAQRANSQPPTAASLDLQPQDILSRVRRALLLNNGALRPGCGFLPGSWLPAEELLKAVRGTLRATALRMGEYGEVGGYLPLREALRVKLSTVGIDVPLGQIITTANTVQAIDLLMRLLIKPGDTVLLDDPCYFNMHANLSLHGAKVITIARDCEGLDLEAFEQLLIAYRPVLYMTNSTLHNPTGHSFSAAQVYRLLELSHRYGFHIVEDDLYGDLQQRRTPRLAASGLDNVSYISGFSKTLTANSRVSYAVLSPQLAARLIRLKMSCGGVTSELAEQIICTMLSNGSYTKHTRRTVDRLYESSSRVARWLVEAGCSVSSLPGEGLFIWTRLPEGLHAETLASKGLENDLVLAPGTLLSKAADASSFLRFNVAHSDSPQVRERFFRLLDS
- the cyoE gene encoding heme o synthase, whose amino-acid sequence is MSFKHFIQITKPGIIFGNVLSVAGGFFLASKGHVDLAIFLAAMIGTSLVVASGCVFNNCIDRDIDLKMERTKNRVLVQGLISLKLALAYATVLGVAGVALLYKVANPLAALFAVIGFVIYVGFYSLYLKRKSVHGTLVGSLSGAMPPVIGYVAVSNNFDMAALTLLVMFSLWQMPHSYAIAIFRFNDYLAASIPVLPVKRGIEVAKKHILLYILAFLVATLMLTFSGYAGMSYLAVAAAMGMYWLYMAWTGYKAVDDTVWARKLFVFSIFTITALSVMMSLDFKVPSELLLTYAP
- the cyoD gene encoding cytochrome o ubiquinol oxidase subunit IV — protein: MANAHSHDSHDAGHGSVKSYAIGFILSVILTVIPFGLVMYPSLPKAMTLWIVLAFAVIQVLVHLVYFLHLDRSAAQRNNVIAFVFAAIVIVLLVGLSLWIMFSIHTNMMAH
- a CDS encoding cytochrome o ubiquinol oxidase subunit III, yielding MSNLVTNAGHTHVDGHGHDDHHHDSGEMTVFGFWLYLMTDCILFASIFAAYAVLVNNVAGGPSGHDIFELPYVLGETALLLFSSITYGFAMLALFKGKKNQVLGWLALTFLFGAGFIGMEVNEFHKLISEGFGPSRSGFLSGFFTLVGTHGLHVTSGLIWMAIMMYQVQKNGLTATNKTRLSCLSLFWHFLDVVWICVFTVVYLMGTM
- the cyoB gene encoding cytochrome o ubiquinol oxidase subunit I, which codes for MFGKLSWEAVPFHEPIVMVTIAMIALGGLALFAAITYFKKWTYLWTEWLTSVDHKKIGVMYIVVAMVMLLRGFADAIMMRTQLAMATEGSPGYLPPEHYDQIFTAHGVIMIIFMAMPFFTGLMNLAVPLQIGARDVAYPFLNSLSFWLLVSGVVLINLSLGVGEFAKTGWVAYPPLSGLQYSPGVGMDYYIWALQLSGLGTTLTGVNFLATVLKMRTPGMKLMDMPIFTWTCTWANVLIVASFPILTATLALLTLDRYMDFHIFTNELGGNPMMYVNLFWAWGHPEVYILILPAFGIFSEVISTFTGKRLFGHHSMVYASGAISILGFMVWLHHFFTMGSGASVNAFFGLATMLISIPTGVKLFNWLFTIYQGRLRFTSQVLWTLGFMVTFAIGGMTGVLLAIPGADFVLHNSLFVIAHFHNVIIGGAVFGYIAGFGFYFPKAFGFKLHEGWGKAAFWFWISGFFVAFMPLYVLGFMGMTRRLNATTNPEWVPYLYVAMFGAVMIAAGIACQLIQLYVSIRDRKLPQNMCEHGDPWNAHTLEWSTSSPPPFYNFAVLPKAEGIDPFTEAKENGTAYKAPAKYEPIHMPNNTATGLVMGALLTVFGFAMIWHIWWLAIVGLVGTVGYFVIHAARDDQGYMVPVDVIERIEAEQHKRLVAAGKIPATATRVETSLEQA